The following proteins are encoded in a genomic region of Enterocloster clostridioformis:
- the rpmE gene encoding 50S ribosomal protein L31, whose amino-acid sequence MKEGIHPSYYQAKVVCNCGNEFVTGSTKQDIHVEVCSKCHSFYTGQQKAAQARGRIDKFNRKYGMNAN is encoded by the coding sequence ATGAAAGAAGGAATCCATCCAAGCTATTACCAGGCAAAGGTTGTCTGCAACTGTGGTAATGAGTTCGTAACAGGTTCAACAAAGCAGGACATCCACGTTGAGGTTTGTTCCAAGTGCCATTCATTCTACACCGGACAGCAGAAGGCTGCTCAGGCTCGTGGACGTATTGATAAGTTCAATCGTAAATATGGCATGAATGCTAACTAA
- a CDS encoding DUF1385 domain-containing protein, translating into MGAGSALSEFMGNHGKRVSFSYKRKVKGMKYSGIGGQAVIEGIMMQNGNDYAIAVRKPDGDIEVKKDTYFSMTKKHKMLGLPFVRGIFSFIDSMVVGMRALTWSCSFFEDDEEAEPGKLEAWLDKVFSEKLESALMTVVMIFSFVMAIGIFMVLPLFIANICRGFIHSDTVMAILEGVIRIVIFIAYIKMVSRMEDIKRTFMYHGSEHKCINCIEHGLELTVDNVRGSSKEHKRCGTSFIMIVMVISILFFMVIRVDTVWLRVVSRIVLIPVIAGVSYEFLRFAGRHDSRLVNVLSRPGMWMQGLTTTEPDDSMIEVAIAAVETVFDWRAYLDENFPGWQEGGRRNDDDNGNDSEGAVKHDHAAAAVAGCSGTE; encoded by the coding sequence TTGGGAGCAGGCTCAGCCCTTTCTGAATTCATGGGAAATCATGGAAAGAGGGTTTCTTTTTCGTACAAGAGAAAGGTTAAAGGAATGAAATATTCAGGAATTGGTGGTCAGGCCGTAATCGAGGGCATCATGATGCAGAACGGCAATGACTACGCCATTGCGGTCCGCAAGCCGGACGGGGATATTGAGGTGAAAAAGGATACCTATTTTAGTATGACCAAGAAGCATAAAATGTTAGGTCTTCCCTTTGTCAGAGGTATTTTCAGTTTTATAGATTCCATGGTAGTGGGCATGAGGGCCCTCACCTGGTCCTGCAGTTTTTTTGAGGACGATGAGGAGGCAGAGCCCGGTAAACTTGAGGCGTGGCTGGATAAGGTCTTTAGCGAGAAGCTGGAGAGCGCTCTCATGACAGTGGTTATGATATTTTCCTTTGTTATGGCAATTGGTATTTTCATGGTGCTTCCCCTGTTTATTGCCAATATATGCAGAGGCTTCATCCATTCCGATACGGTGATGGCCATACTGGAGGGCGTAATACGAATCGTCATCTTCATAGCCTATATCAAGATGGTTTCCCGTATGGAGGATATCAAGAGGACCTTTATGTACCACGGTTCCGAGCATAAGTGCATTAACTGTATTGAGCACGGGCTGGAGCTTACCGTGGACAATGTGAGGGGAAGCTCCAAGGAACATAAACGGTGCGGAACCAGCTTCATTATGATTGTCATGGTCATAAGCATCCTGTTTTTCATGGTCATCCGGGTGGATACGGTCTGGCTGCGCGTGGTGAGCCGGATTGTGCTGATACCTGTGATCGCAGGCGTGTCCTATGAGTTTCTGCGTTTTGCGGGACGCCATGATTCCAGGCTGGTGAATGTGCTCAGCCGCCCCGGCATGTGGATGCAGGGACTGACTACCACGGAGCCGGATGACAGCATGATAGAGGTGGCCATCGCGGCAGTGGAGACTGTGTTTGACTGGCGTGCTTACCTGGATGAGAATTTTCCGGGATGGCAGGAAGGCGGTCGCCGTAATGACGATGACAACGGCAATGACAGTGAAGGAGCAGTAAAACATGACCATGCAGCAGCTGCTGTGGCAGGGTGTTCAGGAACTGAATAA
- the prmC gene encoding peptide chain release factor N(5)-glutamine methyltransferase: MTMQQLLWQGVQELNKAGVPDPELDARYLLLEVFHLNLASFLAMKGRELEKDEETEGKCREFRRLIEIRAGRTPLQHLTGTQEFMGFEFLVNEHVLIPRQDTETLVELVLEEQKDREKRILDMCTGSGCIAISLALKGRYRHVSALDVSAEALMVAGRNRDRLLGGYEGKFELFESNMFCGLETGRTFDVIVSNPPYIPSRVIEGLDPEVRDHEPRIALDGSSDGLTFYRILAEEARNHLAEGGSIYMEIGYDQSEAVEGLFRSGGYRDVRTFKDLAGQDRVVRAGA; the protein is encoded by the coding sequence ATGACCATGCAGCAGCTGCTGTGGCAGGGTGTTCAGGAACTGAATAAGGCCGGGGTGCCGGACCCGGAGCTGGATGCCAGGTATCTGCTTCTGGAGGTGTTCCATTTGAACCTGGCATCCTTCCTGGCCATGAAGGGCAGGGAGTTGGAGAAGGATGAGGAGACAGAGGGAAAATGCCGGGAATTTAGGAGGCTCATAGAAATCAGGGCCGGCCGGACCCCTCTCCAGCATCTGACCGGGACGCAGGAGTTCATGGGTTTTGAGTTCCTTGTAAATGAACATGTGCTGATACCAAGGCAGGACACGGAGACACTGGTGGAGCTGGTCCTGGAGGAACAGAAGGACAGGGAAAAGCGTATACTGGACATGTGTACTGGTTCCGGGTGCATTGCCATCAGTCTGGCTCTTAAGGGCAGATACCGACATGTGTCGGCCCTGGATGTGTCGGCTGAGGCCCTTATGGTGGCAGGCAGAAACCGGGACAGGCTTTTAGGCGGATATGAGGGCAAGTTTGAATTGTTTGAGAGCAATATGTTCTGTGGTCTGGAGACGGGGAGGACCTTTGATGTCATTGTCTCAAACCCGCCTTATATTCCCAGCCGGGTCATAGAGGGCCTTGATCCTGAGGTGAGGGACCATGAGCCCAGGATTGCCCTGGACGGAAGCTCGGACGGGCTGACATTTTACCGCATACTGGCTGAAGAGGCCCGGAATCATCTGGCGGAGGGCGGAAGTATCTATATGGAAATTGGATATGACCAGTCAGAGGCAGTGGAAGGATTGTTCAGGTCCGGGGGATACAGGGACGTGAGGACGTTTAAGGATTTGGCAGGACAGGACCGGGTGGTGAGAGCCGGGGCGTGA
- the prfA gene encoding peptide chain release factor 1, whose amino-acid sequence MFDKLDDMLIHYEELMLMLGDPDVTQDTKRFTRLMKEQADLAPIVEAYKQYKQAKQDVEDSLALLEEENDEEMREMAKEELSGARKRIEDLEHELKILLLPKDPNDDKNIILEIRAGAGGDEAALFAAELYRMYSNYADSQRWKVEIVSLNENGIGGFKEVVAMVTGKGAYSKLKYESGVHRVQRVPETESGGRIHTSTATVAVMPEAEEVDVQIDMNDCRIDVMRASGNGGQCVNTTDSAVRLTHIPTGIVIYSQTEKSQLQNKEKAFRLLRSKLYDIELEKRQSSEAEERRSQIGTGDRSEKIRTYNFPQGRVTDHRIKLTLYKIDSIMNGDIQELLDNLIAADQAAKLAKMNEM is encoded by the coding sequence ATGTTTGATAAGCTGGACGATATGTTGATTCATTATGAAGAACTGATGCTTATGCTGGGTGATCCGGATGTGACCCAGGATACCAAGCGTTTTACCAGGCTCATGAAGGAGCAGGCTGACCTGGCTCCTATTGTGGAAGCCTATAAGCAGTACAAGCAGGCGAAGCAGGACGTGGAGGACAGCCTGGCCCTTCTGGAGGAAGAGAACGACGAGGAGATGCGGGAGATGGCCAAGGAAGAGCTGTCCGGCGCCAGGAAACGGATTGAGGATCTGGAGCATGAGCTTAAGATTCTCCTGCTTCCAAAAGACCCTAACGACGATAAGAACATCATACTGGAAATACGGGCAGGCGCAGGCGGCGATGAGGCGGCTTTGTTTGCGGCTGAACTTTACCGCATGTATTCAAACTATGCGGACAGCCAGAGATGGAAGGTGGAGATTGTCAGCCTCAATGAAAACGGTATCGGCGGTTTCAAGGAAGTAGTTGCCATGGTTACCGGTAAGGGCGCATACTCCAAGCTTAAATATGAGAGCGGCGTGCACCGCGTCCAGCGTGTGCCTGAGACAGAATCCGGCGGCCGTATCCATACATCCACCGCCACTGTGGCGGTTATGCCTGAGGCCGAGGAAGTGGACGTGCAGATTGACATGAATGACTGCCGTATCGACGTTATGCGCGCATCGGGCAACGGCGGACAGTGCGTTAACACAACAGATTCCGCGGTTCGTCTGACCCATATCCCTACGGGAATCGTTATTTACAGCCAGACCGAGAAATCCCAGCTGCAGAACAAGGAGAAGGCATTCCGCCTGCTGCGTTCCAAGCTGTACGACATCGAGCTGGAAAAACGCCAGAGCTCAGAGGCAGAAGAGCGCCGCAGTCAGATTGGCACCGGCGACCGTTCTGAGAAGATACGTACTTACAACTTCCCTCAGGGCCGCGTGACGGACCACAGAATCAAACTGACACTGTATAAGATTGATTCTATTATGAATGGGGATATTCAGGAACTGCTGGATAATCTGATTGCGGCGGACCAGGCGGCAAAGCTGGCGAAGATGAACGAAATGTAG
- a CDS encoding transposase, giving the protein MCQPFFKNEVDLHPHKIRYWLHSSEKTEAPESFARKVNEICGLYQSAQEQSREGAHIVSTDEMTGVQALEHKYPDKLPLPGQCAKMEFEYIRHGTTSLIGFFDVATGRMEMPYLNSTRTEEDFVEAVKALVGTDPQAPWTFICDGLNTHKSEALVRFVAEACALGVELGKKGKTGILKSMESRADFLHDPSHRIRFVYTPKHSSWMNQIEIWFGIINRKLLKRKSYLSIEELEASILRFIEQYNLTAHPFKWTYAGIPLVI; this is encoded by the coding sequence ATCTGTCAGCCGTTTTTTAAAAATGAGGTAGATTTACATCCCCACAAAATCCGTTACTGGCTTCATTCTTCGGAAAAGACGGAAGCCCCGGAATCTTTTGCGCGGAAAGTAAACGAAATCTGCGGCCTGTACCAGAGTGCCCAGGAACAAAGCCGGGAAGGTGCACACATTGTTTCCACGGATGAAATGACCGGGGTACAAGCGCTGGAACATAAATATCCTGACAAGCTCCCATTACCCGGCCAGTGCGCCAAAATGGAGTTTGAGTATATCCGCCATGGCACGACCAGCCTCATCGGGTTCTTTGATGTTGCAACGGGCCGTATGGAAATGCCGTATTTAAACTCCACACGCACAGAAGAGGATTTTGTGGAAGCCGTGAAAGCATTGGTAGGGACAGACCCGCAAGCCCCATGGACATTTATATGCGATGGCCTAAACACCCATAAATCGGAAGCCCTTGTCCGCTTTGTGGCAGAAGCCTGTGCCCTTGGCGTGGAACTGGGCAAAAAAGGGAAAACAGGGATCCTTAAAAGTATGGAAAGCCGAGCGGATTTCCTGCATGACCCTTCCCACCGGATCCGCTTTGTCTATACTCCGAAACACAGTTCCTGGATGAACCAGATTGAGATATGGTTTGGCATCATTAACCGGAAGCTGCTGAAGCGGAAAAGCTACCTATCAATAGAAGAACTGGAAGCAAGCATCCTGCGCTTTATTGAACAATACAATCTTACAGCACACCCATTTAAGTGGACATATGCCGGGATACCATTAGTAATTTAA
- a CDS encoding helix-turn-helix domain-containing protein, whose translation MRRKTIDTIPVLSDAMKNILSAFSKSRSLPSGLVKRASIVLLASQGELNQNIAPQVGLHYNNVATWRSRFLAALPALRRIEMDDPKKLEDEIRAVLSDKKRPGAPSVFTPDQIMRIIDLACSSPNDFGYEVSQWSLPLLVAEIKKQGIAEQISEKSVSRFLKMR comes from the coding sequence ATGCGAAGGAAAACAATTGATACTATCCCGGTTTTATCTGATGCCATGAAAAACATATTATCTGCTTTTTCAAAAAGCCGCTCCCTTCCGTCAGGACTGGTCAAAAGAGCCAGCATTGTCCTGCTTGCGTCACAGGGGGAACTCAACCAGAATATTGCACCACAGGTCGGGCTTCATTATAATAATGTTGCCACCTGGCGCAGTCGGTTCCTCGCGGCGCTCCCAGCCTTGCGGAGGATTGAAATGGACGACCCGAAAAAGCTTGAAGATGAGATACGGGCAGTCCTGTCCGATAAAAAACGCCCCGGTGCCCCGTCTGTTTTTACGCCGGACCAGATCATGCGGATCATCGACCTTGCCTGCAGCAGCCCAAATGATTTTGGGTACGAAGTAAGCCAGTGGAGTCTCCCGCTGTTAGTGGCAGAAATTAAAAAGCAGGGGATCGCTGAACAGATTTCTGAGAAATCTGTCAGCCGTTTTTTAAAAATGAGGTAG
- a CDS encoding helix-turn-helix domain-containing protein, which produces MQSLSSFMNTIRFNFLYIDKYSFGRTWTYPESAIPYNMLRYIIDGSAEFVVDGETVIVRKGQVSYIPEGCWLSCKALEDTFAFYSIRFTTSVFYEGANFLREYYNFPLVMDVGEGIEPYFSDIYKWVRTDKKSKSFHVRGALDTLIASLIDILNSDEPDDVKADINGLEYNLEQIRKRVKKSTVQTDPRIQTVIDYIMLNPTEEYTSDKLSGMAEVAETTFRRLFKEATGKTATEFIRQVRLTTAARLLLVSNDPVNCIAHDVGFEDANHFTRVFRQAFGMTPGRYRKMSQE; this is translated from the coding sequence ATGCAGTCGCTTTCCTCATTTATGAATACCATCCGATTTAATTTTCTATATATAGATAAATATTCCTTTGGGCGGACCTGGACTTATCCGGAGAGCGCCATACCATACAATATGCTGCGCTACATCATTGACGGGAGCGCTGAGTTTGTGGTAGATGGGGAGACGGTCATTGTGAGGAAGGGGCAGGTGTCCTATATACCGGAGGGCTGCTGGCTGTCATGTAAGGCGCTGGAGGATACGTTTGCTTTTTACAGTATCCGTTTCACCACATCCGTGTTCTATGAGGGGGCCAATTTTCTCAGGGAGTACTATAACTTTCCCCTGGTGATGGATGTGGGTGAGGGAATCGAGCCTTATTTCAGTGATATCTACAAGTGGGTGCGCACGGACAAAAAGTCGAAGTCATTTCACGTAAGAGGAGCTCTTGATACTCTGATTGCCAGCCTGATTGATATTCTGAACTCCGATGAGCCCGATGATGTGAAGGCGGATATTAACGGGCTGGAGTATAACCTGGAGCAGATACGAAAGCGGGTGAAGAAATCCACGGTCCAGACCGACCCAAGGATACAGACTGTCATTGACTATATCATGTTAAATCCCACAGAGGAATATACTTCAGATAAATTAAGCGGCATGGCGGAAGTGGCTGAGACCACCTTCCGGCGTCTGTTTAAGGAGGCCACAGGAAAGACCGCCACTGAGTTTATACGCCAGGTACGCCTGACCACGGCAGCAAGACTGCTGCTGGTGTCCAATGATCCTGTGAACTGTATTGCCCACGATGTGGGATTCGAGGATGCCAACCATTTTACACGGGTATTCAGGCAGGCATTTGGGATGACGCCGGGCCGGTACAGGAAGATGTCACAGGAGTAG
- a CDS encoding DUF3841 domain-containing protein, whose amino-acid sequence MEQIKVWTKQHENVLKELNETGRYIARREYIRSDLQEHAGLVLEVYDWLVRHSPDAAQKPGDVEYPVWVSFTSEAVMLPSPGAVILELTLDPACITSVNIEKWGSILNYSYIPKDEADARRHQDMMEQYGVSDAKAYMSRFYPYLKREIIASWDRLFDDSVILGNDSKYGNIWEIRKEWVTQVIR is encoded by the coding sequence ATGGAACAGATTAAGGTATGGACAAAGCAGCATGAAAACGTGCTGAAGGAGCTGAATGAAACAGGCAGATACATTGCCAGGCGGGAGTATATCCGGAGTGACCTGCAGGAACATGCGGGACTGGTGCTGGAGGTATATGACTGGCTGGTAAGGCACAGCCCGGACGCGGCCCAAAAGCCCGGGGATGTGGAGTATCCGGTGTGGGTTTCCTTTACCAGCGAGGCGGTCATGCTTCCCAGTCCGGGTGCCGTCATACTGGAACTGACCCTGGACCCGGCTTGTATTACCTCTGTCAATATAGAAAAATGGGGAAGTATCCTCAATTACTCCTATATCCCAAAGGATGAGGCGGACGCCAGACGCCATCAGGATATGATGGAGCAGTACGGAGTAAGCGACGCCAAGGCATACATGTCCCGGTTCTATCCATATCTTAAGCGGGAAATTATCGCCAGCTGGGACCGGCTTTTTGATGACAGCGTAATTTTGGGCAATGATTCAAAATATGGGAATATATGGGAGATAAGAAAAGAATGGGTGACACAGGTGATAAGGTGA
- a CDS encoding DUF3841 domain-containing protein, with product MGDTGDKVILYAAQADAVLKAIERDGRCFSREEYVRRKYGESGPIFLTVYKWFVKEAVKLVPRPEGAEFPYWSFMNLYSLDQSPGTRTLTLCVPRDEAVFFDMYDWNKILCLKYLGEDEADDRAFQAYLKQCGVREMDAVLTGFYPEMKQKIMDSWPRLFRHHEQIRAGEKSGAKSVQAALWQIKKEWIVPETQYTQNQEAGTGGGDKKQG from the coding sequence ATGGGTGACACAGGTGATAAGGTGATTTTATATGCGGCGCAGGCAGATGCGGTTTTAAAGGCCATAGAGAGGGACGGCCGCTGTTTTTCGCGGGAGGAATATGTCCGCAGGAAATATGGGGAAAGCGGTCCCATTTTCCTGACTGTGTACAAATGGTTTGTGAAGGAGGCCGTGAAGCTGGTTCCCAGGCCTGAGGGGGCGGAATTTCCCTACTGGTCCTTCATGAACCTGTACAGCCTGGACCAGTCGCCAGGAACCAGGACATTGACGCTCTGCGTTCCCAGGGACGAGGCTGTGTTTTTTGATATGTATGACTGGAATAAGATTCTGTGCCTGAAATATCTGGGGGAAGACGAGGCGGACGATCGGGCTTTTCAGGCATATTTAAAGCAGTGCGGGGTCAGGGAAATGGATGCTGTGCTCACCGGGTTTTATCCTGAGATGAAGCAGAAAATCATGGACAGCTGGCCCAGGCTGTTTCGCCATCATGAACAGATACGGGCAGGGGAGAAATCCGGGGCGAAAAGCGTCCAGGCTGCCTTGTGGCAGATTAAAAAAGAATGGATTGTGCCGGAAACGCAGTACACTCAGAATCAGGAAGCCGGGACAGGGGGCGGAGATAAGAAACAAGGATAA
- a CDS encoding ABC transporter substrate-binding protein yields the protein MKKSHVSFIIAAALAAALLAGCGSSGSSADASGSGKAGGQTRVQEAGSQDGTDSGTKGALSGEITFWHSFTQGPRLETIQKAADKFMEENPDVKINIETFSWNDFYTKWTTGLASGNVPDMSTALPAQVAEMINADALLPINDLIDGIGRDKFAEAAISEGTVDGNNYSVPLYRHAHVMWIRKDLLEKNGLEVPKTWDELYDTAKALTKDGVYGLSFPCGTNDFQATFFLDFYVRSGGGSLLTDDLKANLTSDLAIDGINYWLKVYNDCSPKDSINFDVLDQATLYYQGKTAFDFNSGFQISGVAANSPDLLQYVDCYPIPKIHADDPDEGIMTTNTPMVVWKASKHPEICKAFMKTLYDEDTYVEFLHATPVGMLPAIKGIADTDAYRDDDTIRQFTHAEEVLTAAADIGTAFGYEHGPNVQAGIMQNNHVIEDMFQDIITNGTDVKTAAKTAEDKLNALFETAE from the coding sequence ATGAAAAAGAGTCATGTAAGTTTTATTATTGCGGCAGCACTTGCAGCAGCCCTGTTGGCCGGATGCGGCAGTTCCGGGTCGTCCGCCGATGCTTCCGGTTCCGGGAAAGCGGGAGGACAGACACGGGTACAGGAGGCGGGAAGCCAGGATGGAACTGACAGCGGGACTAAGGGAGCGCTTTCGGGTGAAATTACCTTCTGGCATTCCTTTACCCAGGGGCCAAGACTGGAGACCATCCAGAAGGCGGCGGACAAATTCATGGAAGAGAACCCGGATGTGAAAATCAATATTGAGACGTTCTCATGGAATGACTTTTACACCAAGTGGACCACCGGACTTGCATCCGGCAATGTACCTGATATGAGTACCGCCCTTCCGGCCCAGGTTGCGGAGATGATTAACGCAGACGCCCTGCTGCCCATCAATGACCTGATTGACGGTATCGGCCGTGACAAATTTGCTGAGGCAGCCATTTCCGAGGGTACGGTGGACGGCAATAACTATTCTGTTCCTCTTTACAGACACGCCCATGTGATGTGGATCAGGAAGGACCTGCTGGAGAAAAACGGTCTGGAAGTCCCCAAGACCTGGGATGAGCTTTACGACACAGCCAAGGCACTTACAAAGGACGGCGTCTACGGATTGTCTTTCCCATGCGGAACCAATGACTTCCAGGCAACCTTTTTCCTGGATTTCTATGTGAGAAGCGGCGGCGGCAGCCTGCTGACCGATGACCTGAAAGCCAACCTGACAAGCGATCTGGCCATTGACGGCATCAATTACTGGTTGAAGGTGTACAATGACTGCTCGCCTAAGGATTCCATTAACTTTGATGTACTGGACCAGGCAACCCTGTATTACCAGGGCAAAACCGCATTTGATTTTAACTCCGGCTTCCAGATTTCAGGCGTTGCAGCCAACTCACCGGACCTGCTCCAGTATGTGGACTGCTACCCGATTCCAAAGATCCACGCGGACGACCCGGACGAGGGAATCATGACCACCAACACGCCTATGGTCGTGTGGAAGGCTTCCAAGCATCCCGAAATCTGCAAGGCATTTATGAAAACCCTTTATGACGAGGATACATATGTTGAATTCCTGCACGCAACTCCGGTGGGCATGCTTCCCGCCATCAAGGGAATTGCTGACACGGACGCCTACAGGGATGACGATACCATCAGGCAGTTTACACATGCAGAGGAAGTGCTGACCGCGGCAGCCGATATCGGTACAGCCTTCGGTTATGAGCACGGTCCTAATGTCCAGGCCGGAATCATGCAGAACAACCATGTGATTGAGGATATGTTCCAGGATATCATTACCAACGGGACAGATGTAAAGACTGCTGCAAAAACAGCGGAAGATAAACTGAACGCACTGTTTGAGACAGCTGAATAA
- a CDS encoding carbohydrate ABC transporter permease, which yields MGKKSYTRWLFVLPAIVIVIALFIYPICSSIVYSFTNKNLIKPAYKFIGFKNYAEVLKDSGFWLSFFNSLKWTVLSLMGQIGVGFTAALALKRIKVCKGVYKTLLIIPWAFPSIVIAFSWKWILNGVYGFLPNILVKLGICEAAPQFLTSGTLAFVSLVLINIWFGAPMIMVNVLSALETVPRDQYEAAQIDGARPWQSFYYVTVPHIKMVVGLLVVLRTVWIFNNFDLIYLITGGGPAGTTQTIPLYAYNMGWSTKLIGRSSAVTVLLFIFLMIICGIYFAVINKWEKEDSK from the coding sequence TTGGGGAAGAAAAGTTATACAAGGTGGTTGTTTGTGCTTCCTGCAATCGTCATTGTAATTGCATTGTTCATATATCCCATCTGTTCCAGCATAGTATACAGCTTTACAAACAAGAACCTGATTAAGCCGGCCTATAAATTCATTGGCTTTAAGAATTATGCCGAGGTGTTAAAGGACAGCGGTTTCTGGCTTTCATTTTTCAACTCTCTGAAATGGACGGTCCTGTCCCTGATGGGACAGATAGGGGTGGGATTTACCGCTGCCCTGGCCCTGAAGCGGATTAAGGTGTGCAAGGGCGTTTATAAGACCCTTCTCATCATCCCCTGGGCATTTCCATCCATTGTCATCGCATTTTCCTGGAAGTGGATTCTCAACGGAGTATACGGCTTCCTGCCAAACATCCTGGTGAAGCTGGGTATCTGTGAGGCGGCGCCGCAGTTTTTGACCAGCGGTACGCTGGCCTTTGTAAGCCTGGTGCTGATTAATATATGGTTCGGAGCGCCCATGATTATGGTAAATGTGCTCTCGGCTCTGGAAACGGTTCCCAGGGACCAGTACGAGGCTGCCCAGATTGACGGGGCCAGGCCGTGGCAGTCGTTCTACTATGTCACAGTGCCCCATATCAAGATGGTGGTGGGACTGCTGGTGGTTTTAAGGACAGTGTGGATTTTTAACAACTTTGACCTGATTTACCTGATTACAGGCGGCGGGCCGGCGGGCACCACCCAGACCATACCGCTCTATGCCTACAATATGGGATGGAGCACCAAGCTTATCGGACGATCATCGGCAGTAACCGTGCTGCTGTTTATATTCCTGATGATTATATGCGGCATCTACTTTGCGGTCATCAATAAGTGGGAAAAGGAGGACAGTAAATGA